A part of Miscanthus floridulus cultivar M001 chromosome 6, ASM1932011v1, whole genome shotgun sequence genomic DNA contains:
- the LOC136459693 gene encoding glycine-rich RNA-binding protein 2, mitochondrial-like: MAAFNKLGGLLRHSALASGVAASSSPAVFNAARLMSTKLYVGGLSWGVDDVKLREAFSGFGDVTEARVITDRDTGRSRGFGFVNYTNNDDANAAISGMDGKEIDGRPVRVNIANDRPAGNRGGGGYGGGGFGGGGYGGDNQSYGGGY, encoded by the exons ATGGCGGCCTTCAACAAGCTCGGTGGCCTTCTAAGGCACAGTGCTCTGGCGAGCGGTGTCGCTGCTAGCTCTTCTCCTGCAGTGTTCAATGCTGCTCGGCTCATGTCCACCAAGCTATATGTTGGTG GTCTTTCATGGGGTGTTGATGACGTGAAACTGAGAGAAGCGTTTAGCGGCTTTGGAGATGTTACTGAAG CGCGAGTGATCACGGACAGGGATACTGGGAGGTCAAGAGGCTTTGGCtttgttaactacaccaacaATGATGATGCCAATGCAGCTATATCTGGAATGGATGGCAAG GAAATTGATGGGCGGCCGGTACGTGTCAACATCGCTAACGACAGACCTGCAGGGAACCGCGGTGGTGGTGGCTATGGCGGTGGCGGTTTCGGAGGTGGTGGCTATGGTGGTGACAACCAAAGCTATGGTGGTGGCTATTAA